The Macaca fascicularis isolate 582-1 chromosome 14, T2T-MFA8v1.1 genome contains the following window.
TCAAGTTTTGATGTTTTCtccttttacaaaaataaatgttaatgtaAAAGATGCTTTCTAATTCTGTAGGAACAATTCTTACATGCATTACTTATTAAATGGGCTTGTGTTTTTCTTGATTTACGTGTCCTTTCAAGCACAGTTTCCCCAGCTGCAGGAAATACCCTGACGCTTGTGGTAAAATCTGTAAATTTTCTGTATTAATAAATGTCACCCACCAACAGTGGATGACTTTATTATTCAAAGTCAACTCCATCTTAATATCTTTCTTAAGTTTTTAAACTCTGCTTCCTATCACTCTTGCAGTTGGATTTCCTAAAATAACGTGGTATTTTATTACTTTGCAAACTACGTTTATCTGGAACTATCTGATTATATCAAGTTTCAAAAACAAGTACCTATTATATTCTACTCTGCCAAAGGAAATTATGGTCCCTGTCATAAGACCTAACTACTGACCAGAGTGGTTGATTATtctgtagaaaaacaaaacacagcctTGATAATGGTTCTGTCAAATGGGCACTTTAAAACATACATATCCTGAAATCAGTAGGGCAGGAGTATTTTTCCTATTGTTATTCCTAATGAAAGAATAAGGATTTGACCAATGCCATCCAGAATCATAGGATTAGGCAGGGTTCTAACCTCCAACAGCATATATATTAACTCTTTCCACCTTATGGTTGGGAATACACATAACTTTATTTggctttaaaaagtgattttctaTTGACCTAACGTGACTAATGTTCTGAGGCTATGGCAAAACACCAAATGTGCTTACACCGTGATTCACAAGAAATACGTAAAGTGATACAATTCCTCATTCAGTCACCAGCTAATTCCCTCTGTCCCTACCAGCTTTGGACTATTATTTAAGCTAAGAACaaactgataaaaatataatagaagaAAACTGCTTTTGTCTATATCTATTACATCTCTGGTAATTAATGATTTTAGAAGTTTCCCCACCAGTTTCTCCAATTCTGCAGAATTTAAGAATGAAAAGtttcctaagtcaaaagaataaacTATGTACTTGTCTATTTATATCTGCTCATCTCCTAAATACTTCATTTAACCTATTTCCCAACTGAATTCcacttcattcattccttttgtAATAAATTGACTAAGTGTCTATTGTGTGTCAAACAagaagagatagagacagaggaaaagaaaatgacagaaaattatGGACAAGGTTTATGGTACATGGTAACAATTGCCTTCAATATCTCTTTCTTTGCACATGAATTCCACAGGCAATTGATTCTTAATCTGAAGTCAAATAAGTTTTGAAGGGCTGTGACAGAGTAACTGTAAGAGGTCTGCAAAGGCCTAGGCTCATCAACATATATACCAAAGATTACTTTCAGGTTAAATATACCACATAtacattacaatttttaaaatgtatatagataCTAAGtatgtttttacaaaaaaatgcaTAGCATCTGGAAATGATACTAAAAATAGTTAACAACTGGTTAACCATGGGTTTCCACTAATTCAGTGGACTGTTGGCCATCAACAGCCAGTATGGACAAATTGGTTTCCACCAGCTGCATATCATACCAGCAAATCCAGTTGAGGAGAGGCAACCTCTTCCCCtctatttccttttatctttttttttttttccatattaaagAAAggtccttattttaaaaatatttctgggagTTATTATTCTAAAAAATATGGTAAACTTGCTTGGACCGCCATAACCTCGTGACAGACCACAACTCCCACGAGAAATTACAACAAGTTTAGAACCAGGCCTTTGTTGGTGCTTTGTCTTTTATCATACTTAACAGTCATTCCCTACTTTCCCACTTCTTTCCAGATGTTTTAAGGGCTGTAAACCTTTCGCCATGAAAAAGTCTGTCTTTATTTATACTCTATGTATAATGAGAAATGCCTAGTTTCAAGCTTATGTTTCCAATTTACTTGAACCATTTAATATTTAGCTTACAAGAAAAGTTCCAGCTTGAGAAGAACAAATGAAATGGGCTGCAATTTGTGCTAAACTATTTTAACCCTGAGTATGTTTGCAATTGGAACAGTGTGTTATGAGAATGAACAGCAGTTCTTTCCTAGTGAGAGAAGGAAACAAGCTGGATTGACCTGGCTACCTTTTACTTTAACCAGCCTAAGGGAGTAACTCCTGGGTTCTCTCTCTTagttcagaagaaaaaattactcaatatatttagtatatttaggATAACGAATCATTTAGGCCAATCTCTCATAGCCAACAGGTAATGATAGGAAGGATAAGCATAATAActgcaagaaaacaaaatgtgtaaTCTCTATATCTTTCCTATAGATTCAGAACAAAGCCAAATGACTACGGcaacatttagaaataaagtggtagtaataataaaaataaattaagaatttaGTCATACTTaccaaaatgtaaattttacacATAATTTATACATATTCAAATGTAGAGCTGGTATTTCTTAAACCTactaaaatcataattttaaataaagtggCAAAATTATACCAACCACTACTCTTGGGAAGAGTGGTGTCCATTCCGGTTATCTTcttaatctaaaattaaaattctgagGGTCTACTAATCAGAAGAGGTTTCAGATATCAAATCATTGAAAACGTAAATCCAACTTCCAACAAACTAACCTTAAAAAAGGCAAACCACTTGTAGTCATTCAACACAATCTCAAAGCCTTGATTGTAAATTATGGTGAAATGGCCAGAATTGCCAAGGTCATCATATGCTGTATCCAGCTTCTGAAGGTGCACCACTACTTTTTTTTCTGGTGGtcctaaagaaaaaacaaaaaggcacaataaaggaaaatgatttgGATTTCAATAGGGGAAAGAATCCCCCAATTTCTATTATAATTGTGCTGCTTTCCTTTCATGCTACCCAGTTTGAGCACAGTCTGCCTAGTGAAGAAACCAGAGGCTCCATCTTGTTGCCTCAAACAGTTCCTGCTCCCAGGAAAGACTGTGACACAGTTAGGCTCTCAAAATTTGAGATAATGCaggcaggagcagtggctcacggctgtaatcctagcactttggggggctgaggtcaggacttcaagaccagtttggacaacatagtgagatcctgtctctacaaaaatactttttaaaaattagctggttatggtggtgcaagcctgtagtcccagctatttgagaggctgaggctgaggtgggaggattgtgagcccaggagttggaggctgcagtgagctatgattgtacaactgcacttcaacctgggcaacacagtgagaccttgtctcaaaaaggaGAGATACGCTATGCAGCCCAGCAGGCAAGGATACCCCAAAAAGTACAGTACCTTTCCAGAACATCCCAACACTGAAGAAATTTTTCCactgaagaaaaggagaaatggggAATGTTGAAAATTACAGGCTTCCAGAAATGAAGAGAAGGCAAAATGCTAGTCAAAAGTGGGAAATGCAAGAATAAAAGGTAtgacaataaaaagataaataaacagaCTAGCTATCAGATTCTAAGGAGGACAATGTACTAAGCCCAGGAGAAGACACAAAATGATCTATTCACAGAAGAAATGGGGTACCTTTCTCCTCAAAGACTCTACAGTTTAGAACCTCATAATCTGAATCTTTCCAAAGTTTATTCGGCAAACTAGAGGTCTGTGTCCTATAAAACTAATTTGTGCTGTTAGGAATGAAACGTTTAACCTTCATAGATGAGGGCTCAGACCTGTAGGTGCCTTTAATTACTGGATTAAGGCCAAAGGTAATTTTATAGGCAGAGTCTGCCTGAAAATGGTTCAGCTGTGTCAATCTGGAGCGTTCtacattttaaacagtttttcCATGTTTCAGATTAATGTTCTGACATGGGAGATTGCATGTGACGGGGCAGGGCAAACCCCGATCTCTTTCTGCCCCAACCTTcaaacccaatttttttttttttttttttttaaaaaggcccggtgtggtggctcccgcctgtaatcccagcactttgggaggtcgaggcgggcggatcacgaggtcaggagatagagaccatcctggccagcacagtgaaacacgtctctactaaaaatacaaaaaattagctgggcgtcgtggcggcgcctgtaatccctgctactcggaaggctgaggcaggagaatcgcttgaacctgggaggtggagattgcagtgagccgagatcgcgccactgcactccagcctaggtgacagcgagacgctgttctaaaaaaaaaaaaaaaaaaaaaaaaagttataatgcTCAGGATTATGAAATGCTATATAGTCAGTTAAAAAGGTCTTTCTTTAGTAACAAATGACAACAATCTTTGTTCTGCTGACAAGAAAATTATAGCTGATTTTTTACTGACTCTGCAAAAGTAACAGGCTGTAAGAGGATTTGGGTAGACCACAGTGTGACTCTTCTGACCAGTGactgtgtttgtctttttttccacCCTACCCCCTTCTTTTTTCTAGGGGCAACCACGTTATCCGAAGGCATATGGAATATCTCCAGTATGTTCAAACACTAGGTATATATTGAGAGACTTCCATGAGCCAGGCATTGTGCATGACTCTGGGCATTTCTAATTAGTAGGCTCAGAGttaaattttctgttattattatttttaaaatttttacctcCTTGCAATGCATGAAACAATTCAGAGTGGTACTAGACGTTTTCTAGTACTCATCAACACACGCTCAAACCAAAATTGCCGGGCAGAAAGTCCCTTTCCCACCAactaacaaaaagagaaaacttcctGCTATATCCTCGAGAGTCTCTGAGCTCATCTGTCTTCACTGGTACAAtagcaattaaaaatgaaaataaaaataaattttaaaaataacgcTGCCAGATCGAACTGGAGAATCAAAAGATTGCAGTTCCCAAGTCTCTCTCAAACCAAACAAAATTAAGCGGGAGAGATAAAAAAAAGTTCTTGATAAAAGTGTTGAGTCCCCAAGATAACCAAGAAAGTGTGGAGTTAGAAGTTCTCAGCAGATGAACTTTAACTTCGCGGGCCTAGCGGGGAAGGTCACCAAGGGTCCCCAATCCAGTCAAGATGCTCTGGCCACCCACAAGCGTCTGCCTGGGGGCAAGCGGTAGTTAGCATGGCGCTGCGTTAGGGGCTCAAGGGCAGAAAGGACGACCCGGAGGACTGCCGAGCCGGCGGCTTACCCATAACCGAGCAGTTGACATCGCGCAGGGAACCGCTGGAGCCCACCTGGAAGACCCAGGTGCCCAGCAGGTCAAGATAGGTGCAGTTGGCAGGTGTGTCGCAGCGCACGGCGCGGTCGCcggagagaagcagcaggaggGCGGCGAGCAGCGAGGCTGGCCCAACACCCATGCTGCCGGGAGCTGAGAAAGGAGGTGAAGAGTTAGCAGGAAGCCGAGCGCTATGGGCTAGCGGTGAGTCCACCGCGGGGCGCGCGCCTTGAAATAGCTACGCCGGCGCGGAAACCCGGGGGCGGGGACACTGAGCAGCCGGGAATTGGGGGTTGGGCGCCAGGCGCGTGCCCGCCCCTGAAGCGGGGACTTGGGAGCGCGCGCCGCCCCTCACTTGACTGCAACTGGACCCAGAACTAGGGAAGGGCCCagggacagattttttttttttttttttttttttgccgagGGACGTTTCAGAATTTTGCACGGCCAGGGTGACAAAAAGAGGGCTTAAGAGCCACAAGCGGTCCGCACACGACCCAGACTTCGTTCTTGTGTAGTAACgtagggagagaaggaaaaggtgTGGGGGGAATAAGGGGATGGGTCAGGTGAAAGAGCGCGACAGAAGGAGAAATCTAGCAAGTGGAGTTCTGTTTTACTTGCTATTCTTCCCCTTTAGTCTTTTTTCTCAGGTCCAGTTGCCTCataaccaacttttttttttttcctctgaaaaactTCACTAGCTAAAATCAACTATTCCAGCTGTTTGAGAACTTATCTTCCTTCCGTTTTCCAACTCTTCCTACCTTTTTATGtgcttgattttgttttgtttcctggtAAATGCTGTTTGCCTATTCTCATTCAGCAGAATTCAGTTGTTGTGCAAACCAGCAGTTTTGGTGTGTTAGCGTTGTGGGGGTTTTCCCTCTGGCGCGCACACACATGGCGCTCTCAGAGATGATATTGCTCAACCCCTTCTATGTTACAGAGGAAAAGcaggaggcccagagagagaaagcGGCTTGCCCAAGGTGAGAAGGGTGAGGAAGGAAGCTAGCCGATGGGAGAAGGCTGGTCTTACGAACCGTTCTAGTGTGCCAATCTGATTGCCAAAAATTATTAGGTAGCACTATTTCCAGGGGCCTCCTTTCTCAGTTTAAATATCACCCTTTTCTGTAAGAGCCTCCCGTTCTTTCCTAGCTTTTGTTGGTAATCGGGGCTCCTTTCTCCCACTGAGCCTACTAGGTGTCAGGCCCTGTCGACACAGTGATGAACAAGACAGACCTGATGTGTCCCCGTTTTCTTTGGCATATGAATTTTTGCCCCCTTTGCACTGGTCACAAATCAATATTCATATGTCCATTTTTTTCACCAGATTGTAAACATTCAAAGAGAGCAGGTCCACATTATTCACTTATATCTCCCTAGATTCTGGTTTATTCAGAAAGTGTCCTTGAGTGTTAAGATAAGTGTAC
Protein-coding sequences here:
- the CTSC gene encoding dipeptidyl peptidase 1 isoform X3 — encoded protein: MGVGPASLLAALLLLLSGDRAVRCDTPANCTYLDLLGTWVFQVGSSGSLRDVNCSVMGPPEKKVVVHLQKLDTAYDDLGNSGHFTIIYNQGFEIVLNDYKWFAFFKDVTDFISHLFMQLGTVGIYDLPHLRNKLVIK